In Enterobacter sp. 638, a single window of DNA contains:
- the yhgN gene encoding NAAT family transporter YhgN produces the protein MTEIISAAVLLILIMDPLGNLPIFMSVLKHTEPKRRRAIMIRELLIALLVMFIFLFAGEKILAFLNLRAETVSISGGIILFLIAIKMIFPSAEGSSSGLPAGEEPFIVPLAIPLVAGPTILATLMLLSHQYPNQMSHLVIALLIAWGGTFIILLQSSLFLRLLGEKGVNALERLMGLILVMMATQMFLDGIRAWMKG, from the coding sequence ATGACTGAAATCATTTCCGCAGCGGTGCTATTGATCCTGATTATGGATCCACTCGGCAACCTGCCCATCTTTATGTCGGTGCTGAAACACACTGAACCCAAGCGCCGTCGGGCGATCATGATCCGCGAGCTGCTTATCGCGCTGCTGGTGATGTTTATCTTCCTGTTCGCCGGTGAAAAAATCCTCGCGTTCCTGAACCTGCGTGCTGAAACGGTTTCAATCTCCGGCGGCATTATTCTGTTTCTGATCGCCATTAAGATGATTTTCCCAAGCGCCGAAGGCAGCAGCAGCGGCCTGCCTGCGGGTGAAGAGCCGTTTATCGTGCCGCTGGCGATCCCGTTGGTCGCCGGCCCGACGATTCTTGCCACGTTGATGCTGCTGTCACATCAGTACCCTAATCAGATGAGCCATCTGGTGATCGCCCTGCTGATCGCATGGGGCGGGACGTTTATCATCTTGCTGCAATCGTCGCTGTTCCTGCGCCTGCTCGGCGAGAAAGGGGTGAACGCGCTGGAGCGCCTGATGGGGTTAATTCTGGTGATGATGGCGACGCAGATGTTCCTGGATGGGATCCGGGCGTGGATGAAAGGATAG
- the gntR gene encoding gluconate operon transcriptional repressor GntR: MKKKRPVLQDVADRVGVTKMTVSRFLRNPEQVSLALRGKIAAALDELGYIPNRAPDILSNSTSRAVGVLLPSLTNQVFAEVLRGIESVTDAYGYQTMLAHYGYKPELEEERLESMLSWNIDGLILTERTHTPRTLKMIEVAGIPVVELMDSQSPCLDIAVGFDNFEAARQMTAAILARGHRHVAYLGARLDERTIIKQKGYEQAMIDANLTPYSVMVEQSSSYSSGIELMRQARREYPQLDGIFCTNDDLAVGAAFECQRLGLKIPDDIAIAGFHGHDIGQVMEPRLASVLTPRERMGRIGAERLLARIRGEVVTPKMLDLGFTLSPGGSI, translated from the coding sequence ATGAAAAAGAAAAGACCCGTACTTCAGGATGTGGCCGATCGCGTCGGTGTGACCAAAATGACGGTCAGCCGCTTTTTGCGTAACCCAGAACAAGTTTCCCTGGCGTTGCGTGGCAAGATTGCCGCTGCTCTCGATGAACTGGGTTATATCCCCAACCGCGCCCCCGATATTCTTTCTAACTCCACCAGTCGCGCGGTCGGTGTTCTGCTTCCTTCCCTGACCAACCAGGTTTTCGCCGAAGTGCTGCGCGGTATCGAAAGCGTCACCGATGCTTACGGCTATCAAACCATGCTCGCGCACTATGGGTACAAACCGGAACTGGAAGAAGAACGTCTTGAATCCATGCTTTCCTGGAACATTGACGGTCTGATTTTAACGGAACGTACTCACACTCCTCGCACGCTCAAAATGATTGAAGTCGCCGGTATTCCGGTCGTTGAGCTGATGGACAGCCAGTCCCCGTGTCTGGATATCGCCGTCGGGTTCGACAACTTTGAGGCCGCCCGCCAGATGACCGCCGCCATACTTGCGCGTGGGCATCGCCACGTTGCCTATCTTGGCGCACGTCTGGATGAACGTACTATCATCAAACAGAAGGGCTACGAGCAGGCAATGATCGACGCGAACTTAACGCCGTACAGCGTGATGGTGGAGCAATCGTCTTCCTACTCGTCCGGCATTGAGCTGATGCGTCAGGCGCGTCGCGAATACCCGCAGCTCGATGGCATCTTCTGTACCAACGATGACCTGGCGGTTGGCGCTGCGTTTGAATGCCAGCGTCTGGGGCTGAAAATCCCTGACGACATCGCGATTGCTGGTTTCCACGGCCACGATATCGGCCAGGTGATGGAGCCGCGACTGGCGAGCGTCCTGACGCCGCGTGAACGCATGGGCCGCATCGGTGCGGAACGCCTGCTGGCGCGCATTCGGGGAGAAGTGGTGACGCCGAAAATGTTAGATTTAGGTTTCACCTTGTCACCAGGTGGATCAATTTAG
- the ggt gene encoding gamma-glutamyltransferase, with the protein MIKPTFMRWVAIAALMAGGTFTVAANPPAAPPVSYGVEEDVFHPVREKQGMVASVDAMATHVGVDILKQGGNAVDAAVAVGYALAVTHPQAGNLGGGGFMMLRTKDGKTTAIDFREMAPNQASRDMFLDDQGNPDSKKSLTSHLATGTPGTVAGFSLALDKYGTLPLNKVVQPAIKLARDGFVVNDALADDLKTYGSEVIPNHENSKAIFWKDGEPLKKGDKLVQQHLAKSLELIAENGPDAFYKGAIADQIAQEMQKNGGLITKADLAEYKAIEREPISGDYRGYQVFSMPPPSSGGIHIVQILNILENFDMHKFGFGSADTMQVMAEAEKYAYADRSEYLGDPDFVKVPWQALTNKAYAKSLADQIDINKAKPSSQIRPGKLAPYESNQTTHFSVVDKDGNAVAVTYTLNTTFGTGIVAGNSGILLNNEMDDFSAKPGVPNVYGLVGGDANAVGPKKRPLSSMSPTIVVKDGKTWLVTGSPGGSRIITTVLQMMVNSIDFGMNVAEATNAPRFHHQWLPDELRVEKGFSPDTLKLLEQRGQKIAVKEAMGSTQSIMVGPDGTLFGASDPRTVDDLTAGY; encoded by the coding sequence ATGATAAAACCAACGTTTATGCGCTGGGTAGCGATTGCTGCGCTAATGGCTGGCGGGACGTTTACCGTGGCGGCCAACCCTCCTGCCGCGCCGCCTGTCTCCTATGGCGTCGAAGAAGATGTTTTTCATCCCGTTCGCGAGAAGCAGGGCATGGTGGCGTCGGTTGACGCGATGGCAACCCACGTGGGCGTGGACATTCTCAAGCAGGGCGGTAATGCGGTGGATGCCGCGGTTGCCGTGGGTTATGCGCTCGCGGTGACCCATCCGCAGGCGGGGAATCTGGGCGGCGGCGGGTTTATGATGCTGCGCACCAAAGACGGGAAAACGACGGCGATCGACTTCCGTGAAATGGCGCCGAATCAGGCTTCCCGCGATATGTTCCTCGACGACCAGGGCAATCCGGACAGTAAAAAGTCCCTCACCTCACATTTAGCAACCGGCACGCCGGGCACGGTAGCGGGCTTCTCGCTCGCGCTGGACAAATACGGCACGCTGCCGCTGAACAAAGTGGTGCAGCCAGCGATCAAGCTGGCGCGCGACGGATTTGTGGTGAACGACGCGCTGGCGGACGATCTCAAAACCTACGGCAGTGAAGTCATCCCCAATCATGAAAACAGCAAAGCCATTTTCTGGAAAGACGGCGAGCCGCTGAAAAAGGGCGACAAGCTGGTGCAGCAACATCTGGCGAAAAGCCTGGAGCTGATTGCTGAAAACGGTCCAGATGCGTTCTATAAAGGGGCGATTGCCGATCAAATCGCACAAGAGATGCAAAAGAACGGTGGGCTTATCACCAAAGCCGATCTGGCGGAGTACAAAGCCATTGAGCGCGAGCCGATCAGCGGCGATTATCGCGGATACCAGGTGTTTTCGATGCCACCGCCGTCTTCCGGTGGGATCCATATCGTGCAGATCCTCAATATTCTTGAAAACTTCGATATGCACAAATTTGGCTTCGGCAGTGCCGATACGATGCAGGTGATGGCCGAAGCGGAGAAATATGCTTACGCTGACCGCTCGGAATATCTGGGCGATCCGGATTTCGTTAAAGTGCCGTGGCAGGCGCTGACCAACAAAGCCTACGCCAAATCGCTGGCAGATCAGATTGATATCAACAAGGCGAAACCGTCGAGCCAGATTCGCCCAGGCAAACTGGCGCCCTACGAAAGTAACCAGACCACCCATTTCTCGGTGGTCGATAAAGACGGTAACGCGGTGGCGGTGACCTATACGCTCAATACCACCTTCGGCACCGGGATTGTGGCGGGTAATAGCGGTATTTTGCTGAACAACGAGATGGATGATTTCTCGGCCAAACCGGGTGTGCCGAACGTTTACGGGCTGGTGGGCGGCGACGCCAATGCGGTTGGGCCGAAGAAACGTCCGCTGTCGTCGATGTCCCCGACGATTGTGGTGAAGGATGGCAAAACCTGGCTGGTCACCGGCAGCCCTGGTGGCAGCCGTATTATCACGACTGTGCTGCAAATGATGGTGAACAGCATTGATTTTGGTATGAACGTGGCGGAAGCAACTAACGCACCGCGTTTCCATCATCAGTGGTTGCCGGACGAACTGCGCGTGGAGAAAGGCTTTAGCCCGGATACCTTAAAACTGCTGGAACAGCGCGGGCAGAAAATTGCGGTGAAAGAGGCGATGGGCAGCACCCAGAGCATTATGGTTGGGCCGGACGGCACGCTGTTTGGTGCATCCGACCCGCGCACCGTCGATGATTTAACGGCAGGGTACTAA
- the yhhY gene encoding N-acetyltransferase, with amino-acid sequence MSEIVIRHAEPNDAAALRQNYMHPGVYHDTLQLPHPSLEMWQERLMVKPGQRRLVACIDEKIVGDLALQVEANPRRSHVATFGISVAADAQGRGVGSALMREMITLCDNWLRIERIELTVYSDNPAALALYRKYGFEIEGTGKQFALRNGEYVDAYYMARLK; translated from the coding sequence ATGAGTGAGATTGTGATACGCCACGCTGAACCGAATGATGCCGCGGCCTTACGCCAGAATTACATGCATCCGGGGGTGTATCATGACACGCTACAACTACCTCATCCTTCTCTCGAAATGTGGCAAGAGCGCCTGATGGTTAAGCCTGGGCAAAGACGTCTTGTCGCCTGCATTGATGAGAAAATCGTCGGCGATCTGGCGCTACAGGTTGAAGCCAACCCAAGGCGCAGCCATGTGGCGACCTTTGGTATCAGCGTGGCGGCGGATGCGCAAGGGCGCGGCGTGGGCAGTGCGTTAATGCGTGAGATGATCACTCTTTGCGACAACTGGCTGCGCATCGAACGTATTGAATTGACGGTGTATTCAGATAACCCTGCGGCGCTGGCGCTGTACCGCAAATATGGCTTTGAAATTGAAGGCACCGGCAAGCAGTTTGCGCTGCGCAACGGCGAGTATGTCGATGCGTATTATATGGCGCGACTGAAGTAG
- the glgB gene encoding 1,4-alpha-glucan branching enzyme — protein sequence MSDRIDRDVINALIAGHFSDPFSVLGMHPTEAGVEVRALLPDATEVWVIEPKTGRKVGKLECLDSRGFFSGVIPRRKNIFRYQLAVLWHGQENLIDDPYSFGPLIQEMDAWLLSEGTHLRPYETLGAHADTMDGITGTRFSVWAPNAQRVSVVGQFNYWDGRRHPMRLRRESGIWELFIPGAHNGQLYKFEMIDAHGKLRVKADPYAFEAQMRPATASLICGLPEKVVQSEERKQANNFDAPISIYEVHLGSWRRHTDNNFWLSYRELADQLVPYAKWMGFTHIELLPINEHPFDGSWGYQPTGLYAPTRRFGTRDDFRYFINAAHAAGLSVILDWVPGHFPSDDFGLSEFDGTDLYEHSDPREGYHQDWNTLIYNYGRREVANYLVGNALYWIERFGIDALRVDAVASMIYRDYSRKEGEWIPNEYGGRENLEAIEFLRNTNRILGEQVPGAVTMAEESTDFPGVSRPPSMGGLGFWYKWNLGWMHDTLDYFKLDPVFRKYHHDKLTFGMLYNNTENFVLPLSHDEVVHGKKSILDRMPGDAWQKFANLRAYYGWMFAFPGKKLLFMGNEFAQGREWNHDSSLDWHLLEGGDNWHHGVQRLVRDLNLTYRHHKALHEMDFDSYGFEWLVVDDHERSVFVFVRRDSAGNEIIVASNFTPVPRPHYRFGINQPGKWREILNTDSSHYHGSNAGNAGAVQSDEHESHGRPHSLSLTLPPLSTIWLVREGE from the coding sequence ATGTCCGATCGTATTGATAGAGACGTGATAAATGCGCTAATTGCAGGTCATTTTTCCGACCCATTTTCTGTGCTGGGTATGCACCCAACAGAAGCGGGGGTAGAAGTCCGTGCGTTGTTACCGGATGCCACCGAAGTGTGGGTCATTGAACCCAAAACCGGACGCAAAGTGGGCAAGCTTGAATGCCTCGACTCGCGCGGTTTCTTTTCAGGCGTGATTCCCCGCCGTAAAAATATCTTCCGTTATCAACTCGCCGTGCTCTGGCATGGGCAAGAAAACCTGATTGACGATCCCTACAGCTTTGGCCCCCTAATCCAGGAAATGGACGCCTGGCTGCTGTCCGAAGGCACCCATTTACGTCCCTACGAAACGCTGGGCGCACATGCCGATACGATGGACGGCATCACCGGAACGCGTTTTTCCGTGTGGGCACCCAACGCACAGCGCGTCTCAGTTGTGGGGCAGTTCAACTACTGGGATGGTCGCCGCCACCCGATGCGTCTGCGTCGTGAGTCCGGCATCTGGGAGCTGTTTATCCCCGGCGCGCACAACGGTCAGCTCTATAAGTTTGAGATGATCGATGCCCACGGCAAACTGCGCGTCAAAGCCGATCCGTATGCCTTCGAAGCGCAAATGCGCCCGGCCACCGCCTCGCTGATTTGCGGTCTACCGGAAAAAGTCGTTCAGAGCGAGGAGCGCAAACAGGCGAATAATTTTGATGCGCCGATTTCGATTTACGAAGTGCATCTCGGCTCATGGCGTCGTCATACCGACAATAATTTCTGGCTGAGCTATCGGGAACTGGCCGATCAGCTGGTGCCGTATGCCAAATGGATGGGCTTTACCCATATCGAACTGCTGCCGATTAATGAACACCCGTTTGACGGTAGCTGGGGCTATCAGCCAACGGGGCTGTATGCGCCAACGCGCCGTTTCGGGACGCGCGATGACTTCCGCTATTTCATTAATGCCGCCCACGCCGCCGGGTTGAGCGTCATTCTCGACTGGGTGCCGGGCCATTTCCCGTCCGATGATTTTGGTCTTTCTGAATTCGACGGCACTGATTTGTACGAACACAGCGATCCGCGCGAAGGCTATCATCAGGACTGGAATACCCTGATTTATAACTACGGGCGTCGCGAAGTGGCGAACTATCTGGTCGGCAATGCGCTGTACTGGATTGAACGCTTTGGCATCGACGCATTGCGCGTGGATGCGGTGGCGTCGATGATTTATCGCGATTATAGCCGCAAAGAGGGCGAGTGGATCCCGAATGAGTACGGCGGTCGCGAAAACCTCGAAGCCATTGAGTTTCTGCGCAACACCAACCGCATTCTCGGCGAGCAGGTTCCCGGCGCGGTGACGATGGCGGAAGAGTCGACCGATTTCCCAGGCGTGTCGCGTCCGCCGTCAATGGGCGGTCTGGGCTTCTGGTACAAGTGGAATCTTGGCTGGATGCACGACACGCTGGATTATTTCAAGCTCGACCCGGTGTTCCGTAAGTATCACCACGACAAACTCACTTTCGGGATGCTCTACAACAACACCGAAAACTTCGTGCTGCCGCTGTCGCACGACGAAGTGGTCCACGGTAAGAAATCGATTCTCGACCGCATGCCGGGCGACGCGTGGCAAAAATTTGCCAACCTGCGCGCCTACTACGGCTGGATGTTTGCCTTCCCCGGTAAAAAACTGCTGTTTATGGGCAATGAATTTGCGCAGGGGCGCGAGTGGAATCACGACTCCAGCCTCGACTGGCATCTGCTGGAAGGCGGCGACAACTGGCATCACGGCGTGCAGCGTTTGGTGCGCGACCTCAACCTGACCTATCGCCATCATAAAGCGCTGCACGAGATGGATTTTGACTCGTACGGGTTTGAATGGCTGGTGGTGGATGACCACGAGCGCTCGGTGTTTGTTTTTGTCCGTCGCGACAGTGCGGGCAATGAAATCATTGTGGCCAGTAACTTTACGCCTGTACCGCGTCCGCATTATCGCTTTGGCATTAATCAGCCGGGTAAATGGCGCGAAATCCTCAATACCGATTCCAGCCATTATCACGGCAGCAACGCGGGTAATGCGGGCGCGGTTCAGAGCGATGAACACGAAAGCCATGGCCGACCCCACTCGTTAAGCCTCACGCTGCCACCGCTGTCCACCATCTGGCTCGTCCGGGAGGGTGAATGA
- a CDS encoding pirin family protein: MIFLRKANERGHANHGWLDSWHTFSFADYYDPNFMGFSALRVINDDVIDAGQGFGTHPHKDMEILTYVLEGAVAHKDSMGNEEQVPAGEFQIMSAGTGVRHSEYNPSKTEKLHLYQIWIIPEETGIKPRYEQRRFDAEQGKQLVLSPDARDGSLKVHQDMELYRWALAKNEQSVHQIAADRRVWIQVVKGEVSINGTKATTADGLAIWDEQALSVHADSESEILLFDLPPV, translated from the coding sequence ATGATCTTCTTACGCAAAGCTAACGAACGTGGTCACGCAAATCATGGCTGGCTGGACTCATGGCATACCTTCTCGTTTGCTGACTATTACGACCCGAATTTTATGGGCTTCTCGGCACTGCGCGTGATTAACGATGACGTGATTGACGCAGGCCAGGGCTTTGGTACTCATCCGCATAAAGACATGGAAATCCTGACCTACGTGCTCGAAGGTGCCGTGGCGCACAAAGACAGCATGGGTAACGAAGAGCAGGTTCCGGCGGGTGAATTCCAGATCATGAGCGCAGGTACCGGTGTGCGTCACTCGGAGTACAACCCGAGCAAAACAGAAAAACTGCACCTGTATCAAATCTGGATCATTCCAGAAGAAACTGGCATTAAGCCGCGCTACGAGCAGCGTCGCTTTGATGCAGAGCAGGGCAAACAGCTGGTGCTCTCTCCGGATGCTCGTGATGGCTCGCTGAAAGTGCATCAGGATATGGAACTGTATCGCTGGGCACTGGCGAAAAACGAACAGTCCGTACACCAGATTGCCGCGGACCGCCGCGTGTGGATCCAGGTTGTAAAAGGTGAGGTGAGCATTAACGGCACCAAAGCCACCACGGCCGATGGCCTGGCGATTTGGGATGAGCAGGCACTGTCCGTTCATGCCGACAGTGAAAGTGAAATTCTGCTGTTCGATCTGCCTCCAGTCTAA
- the asd gene encoding aspartate-semialdehyde dehydrogenase — translation MKNVGFIGWRGMVGSVLMQRMVEERDFDAIRPVFFSTSQFGQTAPAFGGASTGTLQDAFNLEALKALDIIVTCQGGDYTNEIYPKLRESGWQGYWIDAASSLRMKDDAIIILDPVNQGVITDGLNNGVKTFVGGNCTVSLMLMSLGGLFAQDLVDWVSVATYQAASGGGARHMRELLAQMGQLHHHVADELANPASAILDIERKVTQLSRSGDLPVDNFGVPLAGSLIPWIDKQLDNGQSREEWKGQAETNKILNTATAIPVDGLCVRVGALRCHSQAFTIKLKKDVSIPTVEELLAAHNPWAKVVPNDRDITIRELTPAAVTGTLTTPVGRLRKLNMGPEYLSAFTVGDQLLWGAAEPLRRMLRQLA, via the coding sequence ATGAAAAACGTTGGTTTTATCGGCTGGCGCGGTATGGTCGGCTCTGTTCTCATGCAACGCATGGTTGAAGAGCGCGATTTTGACGCCATCCGCCCGGTCTTCTTCTCCACTTCCCAGTTCGGGCAAACTGCCCCCGCGTTCGGCGGCGCGTCTACGGGCACGCTTCAGGACGCCTTTAATCTGGAAGCGCTGAAGGCGCTCGACATTATCGTGACGTGCCAGGGCGGCGATTATACCAACGAAATTTATCCAAAGCTGCGTGAAAGCGGCTGGCAGGGCTACTGGATTGACGCGGCGTCTTCGCTGCGCATGAAAGACGATGCCATCATTATTCTCGACCCGGTTAACCAGGGCGTGATCACCGACGGCCTGAACAACGGCGTGAAAACCTTTGTGGGCGGCAACTGTACCGTCAGCCTGATGCTGATGTCGCTGGGTGGCCTGTTCGCGCAGGATCTGGTTGATTGGGTTTCCGTTGCAACGTATCAAGCCGCTTCTGGTGGCGGCGCGCGCCACATGCGTGAACTGCTGGCGCAGATGGGCCAGTTGCATCATCACGTGGCGGACGAGCTGGCGAACCCGGCTTCAGCCATTCTGGATATCGAACGTAAAGTGACTCAGCTGAGCCGCAGCGGCGATTTGCCGGTCGATAACTTTGGCGTCCCGCTGGCGGGCAGCCTGATCCCGTGGATCGACAAACAGCTTGATAACGGCCAGAGCCGTGAAGAGTGGAAAGGCCAGGCGGAGACCAACAAAATTCTCAATACCGCCACGGCGATCCCGGTTGATGGTCTGTGCGTTCGCGTCGGTGCGCTGCGCTGCCACAGCCAGGCATTCACCATCAAACTGAAAAAAGATGTGTCGATCCCGACCGTGGAAGAACTGCTGGCTGCGCACAACCCGTGGGCGAAAGTGGTGCCAAACGATCGCGACATCACCATTCGCGAACTGACGCCTGCGGCTGTTACTGGCACGCTGACTACCCCGGTGGGCCGTCTGCGTAAGCTAAACATGGGGCCGGAGTATTTATCGGCCTTCACGGTCGGCGACCAGCTCTTGTGGGGCGCCGCCGAGCCGCTACGCCGCATGCTACGCCAGCTGGCGTAA
- a CDS encoding oxidoreductase: protein MTLHCAFIGFGKSTTRYHLPYVLNRKNSWHVAHIYRRSAKPEEQAPQYSHIHFTSDLDEVLGDPQVKLVIVCTHADSHFDYAKRALEAGKNVLVEKPFTPTIAEAKALFALAKSKGLIVTPYQNRRFDSCFLTAKKAIESGKLGEIVEVESHFDYFRPIAETKPGLPQDGSFYGLGVHTMDQIISLFGRPDHVAYDIRSLRNKANPDDTFEAQLFYGDLKAIVKTSHLVKIDYPKFIVHGTKGSFIKYGIDQQETSLKANIMPGETGFAADDSIGILEYVNADGVTVKEEIAPEIGDYGRVYDALVETLTHGTPNYVKETEVLTNLEILERAFEQASPATVTLAK from the coding sequence ATGACCCTACATTGCGCATTTATTGGATTCGGCAAAAGCACCACCCGCTATCACCTTCCGTATGTTCTCAACCGTAAAAACAGCTGGCATGTGGCGCATATTTACCGCCGCAGCGCAAAGCCGGAAGAGCAGGCTCCGCAGTATTCCCATATTCATTTCACCAGCGATCTGGATGAAGTACTGGGCGATCCGCAGGTCAAACTGGTGATCGTCTGCACGCACGCCGACAGCCACTTTGATTACGCGAAACGCGCGCTGGAAGCGGGCAAAAACGTGCTGGTGGAAAAACCCTTTACCCCAACAATAGCTGAAGCTAAAGCGCTGTTCGCCCTGGCGAAAAGCAAAGGGCTGATCGTGACGCCGTACCAGAACCGCCGCTTTGATTCTTGCTTCCTGACGGCGAAAAAAGCGATTGAGAGCGGCAAACTGGGGGAGATTGTTGAAGTCGAAAGTCATTTTGATTACTTCCGCCCGATTGCTGAAACCAAACCTGGCCTGCCGCAGGATGGTTCGTTTTACGGCCTTGGCGTACATACCATGGACCAGATTATCTCTCTGTTTGGCCGCCCGGATCACGTGGCGTACGACATCCGCAGCCTGCGTAATAAAGCCAACCCTGACGACACCTTCGAGGCGCAGCTGTTTTATGGCGATTTAAAAGCGATCGTCAAAACCAGCCATCTGGTGAAAATCGACTATCCAAAATTCATCGTTCACGGCACCAAAGGCTCGTTTATCAAATACGGCATCGACCAGCAAGAAACCAGCCTAAAAGCCAATATCATGCCCGGCGAAACCGGTTTTGCGGCGGATGATTCCATCGGTATTCTGGAGTACGTCAATGCCGACGGCGTGACGGTCAAAGAAGAGATCGCACCGGAAATTGGGGACTATGGCCGCGTCTATGATGCGCTGGTTGAAACCCTCACCCACGGCACGCCAAATTACGTCAAGGAAACTGAAGTTCTGACCAATCTGGAAATCCTTGAACGCGCCTTTGAGCAGGCTTCTCCTGCTACGGTAACCCTCGCGAAATAA
- the gntU gene encoding gluconate transporter: protein MSTLTLVLTAVGSVLLLLFLVMKARMHAFVALMVVSIGAGLFSGMPLDKIAATMEKGMGGTLGFLAIVVALGAMFGKILHETGAVDQIAVKMLKSFGHSRAHYAIGLAGLICALPLFFEVAVVLLISVAFSMARHTGTNLVKLVIPLFAGVAAAAAFLLPGPAPMLLASQMHADFGWMILIGLCAAIPGMIIAGPLWGNFISRYVELHIPDDITEPHLGEGKMPSFGFSLALILLPLVLVGLKTIAARFVPVGSSTYEWFEFIGHPFTAILVACLVAIYGLAIRQGMPKDRVMEICGAALQPAGIILLVIGAGGVFKQVLVDSGVGPALGEALTGMGLPIAVTCFVLAAAVRIIQGSATVACLTAVGLVMPVIEQLNYSGAQMAALSICIAGGSIVVSHVNDAGFWLFGKFTGATEAQTLKTWTLMETILGTTGAIVGMIAFTLLS from the coding sequence TTGAGTACATTAACGTTAGTTTTGACAGCAGTCGGCTCCGTTTTGCTGCTGCTGTTTTTAGTGATGAAAGCGCGTATGCACGCCTTTGTTGCTTTGATGGTGGTTTCTATTGGCGCAGGTCTCTTTTCTGGAATGCCGCTCGACAAAATCGCAGCGACCATGGAAAAAGGGATGGGAGGCACGCTGGGTTTCCTGGCGATTGTGGTCGCGCTCGGCGCGATGTTTGGCAAGATTTTGCATGAAACGGGCGCGGTCGATCAGATTGCGGTCAAGATGCTCAAATCCTTCGGTCACAGCCGCGCGCATTATGCGATTGGTCTGGCCGGTCTGATTTGCGCGCTGCCGCTGTTCTTTGAAGTGGCCGTGGTGCTGCTGATTAGCGTGGCGTTCTCGATGGCGCGTCATACCGGAACCAACCTCGTGAAGCTGGTGATCCCGCTGTTTGCGGGCGTTGCGGCCGCGGCGGCGTTCCTGCTGCCAGGGCCCGCGCCGATGCTCCTGGCATCCCAGATGCACGCTGATTTTGGCTGGATGATCCTGATTGGTCTTTGCGCCGCAATTCCGGGGATGATTATCGCCGGGCCGCTGTGGGGCAATTTCATCAGTCGCTACGTTGAGTTGCACATCCCTGACGACATCACCGAGCCGCACCTTGGCGAAGGCAAAATGCCTTCCTTCGGGTTTAGCCTGGCGCTGATCCTGCTGCCGCTGGTGTTGGTCGGTCTGAAAACCATCGCCGCACGCTTTGTGCCGGTCGGTTCCAGCACCTACGAATGGTTCGAGTTTATTGGCCATCCGTTTACCGCGATCCTGGTGGCGTGTCTGGTGGCGATTTACGGCCTGGCGATACGTCAGGGCATGCCGAAAGACAGAGTCATGGAGATTTGCGGTGCTGCGCTACAGCCAGCGGGTATCATTCTGCTGGTGATCGGTGCAGGCGGCGTGTTCAAGCAGGTGCTGGTAGATTCCGGTGTGGGTCCCGCACTGGGCGAAGCGCTGACCGGGATGGGCTTGCCGATCGCCGTGACGTGCTTCGTGCTGGCGGCCGCGGTGCGCATTATCCAGGGCTCCGCAACCGTGGCGTGTCTGACTGCTGTGGGCCTGGTGATGCCGGTGATTGAACAGCTGAACTACTCCGGCGCGCAGATGGCAGCACTGTCTATCTGTATCGCGGGCGGTTCGATTGTGGTCTCCCACGTCAACGACGCAGGCTTCTGGCTGTTCGGTAAATTTACCGGTGCGACCGAAGCGCAAACCCTGAAAACCTGGACGCTGATGGAAACCATCCTCGGCACAACAGGTGCGATTGTCGGGATGATTGCGTTTACGCTGTTGAGCTAG
- the gntK gene encoding gluconokinase: protein MSTTNLDHHVYVLMGVSGSGKSAVASEVAHQLQAAFLDGDFLHPRSNITKMAAGEPLNDDDRKPWLQALNDAAFAMQRTNKVSLIVCSALKKTYRDLLRDGNPNLSFIYLKGDFEVIESRLKARKGHFFKTQMLVTQFDALQEPGADEADVLIVDIDQPLDGVVASTIEVITKRQ from the coding sequence TTGAGCACGACGAATCTCGATCACCACGTTTACGTCCTGATGGGCGTTTCCGGTAGCGGTAAATCCGCCGTTGCCAGCGAAGTGGCGCATCAACTTCAGGCCGCATTTCTTGATGGCGACTTCCTTCATCCGCGCAGCAACATCACCAAAATGGCCGCTGGCGAACCGCTGAACGATGATGACCGCAAGCCCTGGTTGCAGGCGCTGAATGATGCCGCGTTTGCCATGCAGCGCACCAATAAAGTGTCGTTGATCGTCTGTTCCGCGCTGAAAAAGACCTACCGTGACCTGCTGCGTGACGGCAATCCGAATCTCTCTTTCATCTATCTGAAAGGCGATTTCGAGGTGATTGAAAGCCGTCTGAAAGCGCGTAAAGGCCACTTCTTCAAAACCCAGATGCTGGTCACTCAGTTTGACGCGTTGCAGGAACCGGGCGCGGACGAAGCGGATGTACTGATTGTGGATATCGATCAGCCGCTGGACGGTGTTGTTGCCAGCACCATCGAGGTCATTACTAAAAGGCAGTAA